AAGTCTGAGTTTGGGAGTTGTGGCCAGGTGGTAAATACTTGAGACaggtgagaaaaaaattacagaaggaATTACTCAGTGAGCATCCCACTGGAGGTGACAGAGTGGCAATCAGGCGGAGGTCACAGAGGGAATTTACCATGAGCCTGTGGTGGtgtatgcatttaatcccagcactcaggaggcagaggcaggcagatttctgagttcgaggccagcctggtctacagagtgaggtccaggacagccagagctgttagacagagaaaccctgtctcaaaaaccacccCACcaccaaaagaaacaaattcaccACAAGTAAAAATCTTTTTTCCCTTGGAATCAgagcctatttttaaaaagccttatttttttatttataactgtGCATGTGTTTGCGTGTGAgagctcagaggccagaagtgtcagagctggagttacaggtagctgtgagctaccCAATTTGGGTCCTGGGAAGGGAACCCTGGCCTTCTGCAAGAACACTACGCacttttaagcactgagccatctctccggccacCCCCATCCACcctgtttcgtttttttttttttttttttgagacagggtcttaccatgtagaccagaccagccttgaaGACAGacattcacctacctctgcctcccaagtgctgtaattaaaggcgtgcgccatcacgcCTGTGTCTAGTTTTAACATCTTCTTTGCTTAGTATCTGGTCCCAAAGGACACCAATCCCCAAACGGCGCAGCAGCACTGCTTTTCacggagggatggagggagacgGCATGCTGGGGGTTGTGTGGTGTCAAAAGCTAACCTGAGTTAAGTCCTGCTACCTGCGAGTTATTTGAATTAGAGTCAGCATAGATGAAACCATGACATTAGATTACGGTGGGACCTAATTCCAGTGATCAGTGTCCTAATAATGGGCAAATGAACTAATTAGGCCATTCGTTACCTTCATTTTAGACGTCTGGCCTCCACAATGAGGAGAGGATGCCCTTTCCGAGTTCAGCAGTTTGTTAGGGCTGCTCTGAGCTGGGGAACGGATGGTTCTGTGGCACAGCATTTGCCTGGTATAATAAAGGCCCTGGTAATTCTCATGCTTgacactgggagaaaaaaaaatccattttcctgTTAGCCACGTGTAACGGGTAAGTTAGGGGGCCACATGGGACTGTGTCTTCGGCAACAACTTAAGTGAGCACTCGGCAATCATCCCAAAATAAGAACAGGTTTATCTGAACTCACAACTTAGGCGTTGATGTCCAGGACTGTTGGCCCTGCTGCTATGGAGCCTGTGGAAGCTAGGGGGATGAATGGCAAAGGAGGCCATTCAGGTCATGGCCAGGTACAAAAACAAGAGGAAGACTGTTCCCCAATTCACATCAAGGGCACACTCCCAGTAACCTCGCTTCCCCGCCATCAGGCCctacctcttaaaggtcccaccCCCACCAGTGCcctgctggggaccaagcctttaacTCTAGGGCCTGTGGGGGACACTCAAGATTCAACACTGAGTAGCCAGAATTAACACAGGCAACATAAGGTGGAGGGGGCTGAGCTCACAGGGGGCTCTGGCCCATGTGACGAAGATCTAGGCTGTGCAGATGCCGCTTTCCGTCTACGATGCCCATGTGTCAATGCTGGACAGTGTTCCCTGGTCTGGCCTGTCTTTGGTCCAGCTGGCTCCCATTCAGCCTGCCAATTGATGGATTCCACTCTCTCAAGCCGGCTCTCCATGAGCCCCgctcctcccacccacctccagcTGGGGTTGTCCCCATGCCAACATGTCTTGCTCCATTCTTCCTGACACGAGAATAGGCCTTCACTGTTCGCTGCCACTGGTAGGCCCAGGAACACGGCCAGCGTGCTCAGAAACtgctgggtcttgaactcagtgCTGGGGGATGGTGTTACTAGTTCCTGATGGTAGAGGCCAGGAACCAGGAGAGACATAGACACCGGCCCGGGGTGACACTGATTCCCATTTGGTTGTAATGAATGATCTACCCACTCAGGAGCAATTGACAGCAAGAGAAAAAGTCCCCTACACCAACTGCCACAGTCACTCAGGGTGACTGACGGGAACCTAGTCACTGACTGACCTTTATGCTGGGTTTTATTTAAAGTCTGGCTAGGCAcaaagagacacatacacacaggctaACCAGTTAAAATATCCAAATAAAATTTACTGCAACTTTTGTAGAATTTGTGTGCTACAAGACTTGTTGCATAGGAAACTATTCAAAGCCCCTGAGGAGAAATAGCCACGGTTTAAGGTGCgactggttttgtttcttctttgggggAGAAGGTAAAGAGATGTTCTCTGGGTAAAACAGAGGCGCAGAATGATGGGCATGTCGGTGGTGATGGGGGAGTTGGTGTGATTTGGTACTTGTAGCATTCATACCTACTGCTTCCTTCTAACTCTGTTGGTCTGAAGGGTCTGAGTCAGAAGTGGAGGACATGTCAGCTCAATGCCGGACTATACACTGACCCAAGGAAGTCATTAACTTGTTCCAGGAAAGCAGACGGAGGGCAGCCCCCAGGGTCTGCAGATGCCCCCAGAGACAGCCCGAGTCCTGCCCATTGCCAGAGTCACTTAACTGCTGATCTTTCTGGTATGAGTtcgacttcctgtttcctcccccaAAGCCACAGCTACTGTGTGACCCACCACCCTGAAGTTGAATCCTCCGCAAGCCTCCAACTTTCCCTAGAACATTGCTTAAGGAAAATGTTCCCCGTGCTAAGGGTTACACTGTTGGATAACCAGTTGTTCCCCCTGTACTGTTATTACCAAGGAGATACGAGTGCACCAGGAAGGAGAATGTCCAACATGAGAGATGAAGTGTGGTGTTTGGCAACGGCAGATGGCACCTCTGCAGGCCAGCATGTGACATCGCCTGAGAGGTGACCATGATGGGCACAGGAAGAGTCATGGGCCACTAGATTCCGGCTGGGTGCTAGGGTTTTTCTCTCACCTATGACAGAGGCAGAGCCACCCTGAGGGAGACAGCAGTCAGTGCCCAGAGTGGCAGGGACTACCTTGCTCTCAAGGGGGCACTGTTCTTCTGAACGGTAGGTGCATACACACAGGGGTGACAGGGACCGCCAACTCCAGCTGATTTCTCATTTGTTGGCAGAATCTCATGGCAGTGAGCTGCCACATGAGGGCTTTGTTGGTCACCAAAGCCCACAGACCAACACGTCCTGTGGATGGCCGCGGAggacagcaaggcaggagaagaagaaaggaacgGTAGGACTGCGGGCATCCTCAGGGCCCGTTTACTAAACGTCACCAGGCCCATGGACTTGCCTTCTCACAGGCGATGAGTGGAAAATGTCCACAAGCAGCAAACTCCTTTCCACTCCTGAGCGTCCAAACGCCAAGTATGCCTGGGACTCTGAGACACCCATGGCCTTTAAATATCTATATACACCtggaacataatttaaaaaggcCTTTGAAGAACATAAAAACCTCCACAGCGTTCGCCTTTACTAaggtgatgtttttttttttttaaataacttttacaGTCCATTAAAAAATTAGATACCACCTTTCTCAcgtcctctctcttcttttgttaaaaaaagtgatttttaaatttcaacagaCATTTCGACAAATAGAAAGCAACACGATTGGCAACAACCAGAAGTAGAAACCCCCTGGGACCTGCCCCTGGATAGAGGGGCAGGTCAGAGAGTCCAAGGGCCTGAGTCCCTCCTGGGCGTGGCTGGCAGATGGGCCTCTACCTGAGCAGCCATGGCCCCCTGCACCACCTGGTGATGGCTCGGCCCCCTCCCTGTGGGCAGACGATGGGCGCAGGGTTCCAGCTCTGCTGAGCAGTAGGCcaggcccccctcccccactcagaTCACAAAGTCATCATGGTCCGCCGGGCTGAAGGCTGCTGCCCTTAGGATGTCCAGCGTGTTCACCAGGATCAGGGTCCCCGTGAGGTGCTTCCAGCGCCTGGTGATGGGGTTCTTCATCTTGTCCAGGCCTATGTGCAGTTCCTGGATGACATCTCGGTAGCTGTCCCCAATCTGGTGGCTCCAGGTGAGTAAGAAGTCGTAGGCGGGTTTCCACATGGCCTGGGTGATAGAGTTACcagaaatattaaaacaaacaaacaaataaaaaagagagaaagcaggatcAGAGGATAGTGAGCTACATTGGTCACTCTTATGACATTCACTGGGCGTCACAGTGGCAGGTGGAGCCAGGGGGATGGTCAGCCAACAGTGGGCAAACAGTAGTGTCCTCGTGTACATGAGCAGCTAACAGAACCTCTCTTTCCTCACAGTACCCACTTTTGCCCATGCTGTGGAATATAAATTGACCATGCAAAGAAAGAATGCCTTTATGTttggtacttcctgcttacttccTGCTTCCCTGTCCTGTGAGTCGGATCAGTCTCCAGGAACACACTAGAGACACCCTTCACCAATAGGGCAGTCAGTCTTCGGGTATGACTCTACCATAGCCACCTTTGCCTAAGTTAGGTAACACAGCATATATTCGACCAATACAGTGAGACCCCCAGGGTTCTGCTGATCTCACAGgaggtaatttaaaaataaaattagcgaGGGAGGGCAGTCCACCCTCCCCAGCCTGCGGCAGAGCAGCCTTCATGTCTTCTACtgtgggttttcaagacaggatcctGAGAACAGTTGCTGGCTCCCACCTGCTGGGGCTGTCATCTTACCCTCCTAGAGTACTAGAAAGTAGATTGCTTATTATTTATTGCACCCCAtgggaactggggggggggggcaaaggaaTTAAGCAACCAAGGGGTTGGAACCCCACTCACCTCACTGTCCACCACCCCGTTCCTGTCTCGGTGGGGAGACTCGTAAGCGTCCATCTGCTGCTTGGAGACCTTGGCCAGCTTCTCGGCCAGTTCCCTCCAGCGCTGTGCCACCTCGACAGCTGTGGTCAGGAGCACAAAGTCCTGGATGAGTCTGACCACCAGGCCCTGACAGTCCATTTTCAGCAAAGCCTGAGAAGAGGGAGTGCAGTGTGAGGCCAGGGTAGGCTGGGCTTTGGGGGGAAGGTTAACCTGCAGATGATGCTCTTTACCCCAAGAGTTCAAGACCGAAGCAGTGTCTGGGTCCCTTGCCTAGCAACCTGGCACCATCCATgcacaggaggaaggagaaggcttACAAGGCGTATGGGTTGGCACCATCTCCAGAACTCATGTCCAGGACCCCAGAAATCGACCTGTGATGTAGGTTGGTCTcctttctatgtgttactttcattggttaattaataaaaaaaaaaactgcttggcctgataggtcaaaatataggtgggtggagtagacagaacagaatgctggaaagaagggaagtgagtcagtcaccatgattcttcgACATAAGATGGATGTGGgatagaatctttcccggtaagccaccaccttgtggtgctacacagattattagaaatgggttaatcaagatgtgagagttagccaataagaggctagaactaaagggacaggcagtgtttaaaagaatacaatttgtgtgttgttattttggggcataagctagccgggcagcaggaacacagcccgccgctccttacTACAGACCTGGCTTGGACAGACATCTTTTCAGATATAACTTGACAAATAAAACCACAGAGGGCAGATCATCATGGCTAAAGTCCCTAGGGCCACCCACTTATGAAGTGGTGTTGGACTGATATTCTTTCCAGAGGGGGCAGAGGGAACTGATACTCTTTCCTGAGGGAAGGTCAGTGGTGTCCCAGCCACTGGAAGGCCTGGCTCAAGTTGGCCAAGCACGACTGTTGTATAGATAGCAAGGCACACTGGCAGACACTGAACAGCTAAGCCCAGAGCCCCTCAGCCAGAGAcgatagaggcagaggcaggattctGTTTCTGGAGGCTCTTTCCATGTTGCTGAGCACGTGGTAACAGGAGTTGAACCAAACGTGGCGTCAGAGTGGACGGGTTTTACCCCATTTCAACCACTTCCCGTCTTTCACAAACTGGTTGATTATAATTTGGATTCTGATATCTGGAAAGAAATTGTTTCTATGAAAACTAAAAACGTGTTTATGTTCCGGAAGAAAGAGGTACGATCGTGTATATAGTCACATGTGTGGGAGTGGATGCGTGGCATACTGGTGGTCGGCGGGCCAGTCTTAAGCTCTGTCTGAGGTGCTGTGGGTGTAGAGATAAATTGAGGAAGGAAGGGTCCCCTCAGTTCTATGTGTTGTCCTGGAAGAAACTGCAAATGAACACAGGGCCTAACAGCAAGTCAGTGAGTCATATCAAACGAGCCTGAGTGTCTGTACACTTGGCTGCCTGGCTCTGGAGGTGGCCTCGTGTTCTGGGTAACAGAGTGCGTCAAAATCACCTGCTTTAGATTCAAGTCACTCTTGGCAGGAGTCAGCGAATCTGCTCTTTCCCTAGGGACTCTGGGCACAGACTACAAAGGTCCTGGGAAACTCAGgccactctctggcctctgatGGGCCACTGCTGGTCAGGAGAGCACCTGGCCAGGTCCTGGGCAGCCGAGGCTCCATTTGGCTGGTGCTGCTGTGGAGAATGAAGGTGTCTCACCTCTCCTGCACTCTGCCTACCCTTGGCTCTCTCTATGACCCAGCCACTCACACCACACAGTTTGTTAAAGTGCCTGCCTTCTCCAAAAGGGTGAACTCTGAATACACATTAAGTCTGAGCAGCAGGAAGTGCACCTCAGGATTCCTGCTCTGGGGATTTCCAATCCTCATAATAGCTTACTCAGGTAGACACAGACATACTAGAAAAcaccaaaggaaataaaacacaatacaGAGTTCACATAGAATTTGGCTATAAAGCAGGGACAGTTCTAAATCGTGGCTTGTAGCTCACATGGCTTCTGTCCCAACTTCACAGGGGCAGAACGACATTGCCCAAAGGCGGTTCttgtagttttatttctgttgctgtgataaacacctgATCCAAAGCAACAAGGGAGAAAGGGGCTTACCTCGCTCACAATTCCACATTACAGTCCTTCACTAAGTCGAGAGCTCAAGGGAAAAACTCAATTGGCTAGTCACACTGTACTCAGTCAAGAGCGGAGAGAAGCAGTGCCCTTCCTGTCTGCTTATTGCTTTCTTGTGTTTTATACAGTTGAGGGTCCCATGCCTAGAGAAGGGCACTGCCCACACTGACTGTCAATCAAGACAGCCCCCCTGcagacatgaccacaggccaTCCTGATCTAAACAAGCCTCCAGTTGAAATTTCCTTTATAGGCAATTCTAGGCTGTGGTCAGCTGACTTAAAAATTTACCATCACAGCAACTGTAGACAACCGGGAGGTGAAGGGACATGGCCCTGTCATTGTAAGATGTTGTTTACAGTAACAGTCGGCCACAGGCTATGTGGCTGCTAACCTGTTTTCACAAGCTCTTAGGAAAATACAGTAAGCTAGTATTTGgggttttgctgttgtgtttTTTCCTGAGAGGCTCCGGTAAAAACTCTCCTACGCAACACAAGGGGCATGGCTGACGGGGTCACACTCTTCACACAGTTAACTACATAGCCCACAGTTCTATCTCTGCTCTCCTGGTCTGAGGGATAAGGTGGGTTTTTCTCCTGATCCATTCTGAGCTCCCTTGCCACCCTTCTGGACTCTTCTGTTTTCCGCTAGCCACCCATCTTGGTGTCTTGGGGCACCTCCATCTGCTCCTCTCCTGGAGACAACTGTCTTCCTGGCTGGCACCCTACAAACCCGCTCCCTCTTTCTCACACAAATTCCTCCAGAGGGCCCGCTGTGGCCCTCTTTCTGTAAGTCCCACGCTATGACCCAACAGACTGCTGGAGGCTTGGTTCTCGGTGGTGACTCCAGGAccagcagcagagagagctgaCCCTGGGCCCTTGAGGGGCGCGGCTTTCACAGTCCTCCCAAGGTTTTAGTGAGGACACCAAGAGTGGTTTCTAAaatctcttttcctcttcattttcagGCAATGACTTCTTCCTCCCCACAAGAACAGAGACCACAGGGCCCATTCAGGATGGTGTCCTCAAAGAAAGAGTGTCTTACACCAGAGGCatgctgggactgaagagatggctcagtagctggGAGCATTGCTGCTCTTTCATGacgatcccagcacccacatcaggtagctcacaaacacctgtcaCTCCATCTCCAATGGATTTGAGGCCCTCCTTTGGCCTCTAAGGGTACTGGAGCATGCGTGTGAAGAGAAAcatgtataataaaaacaaacccttttttaaaaagtgtattccTTTAAACTAAAAAGCACATTACTGGATAAAGCCCATCATAGTCCCTAAAGACCTGGTTCTTTCGGGTCCTGCCTATGACCCCTTTCTCCCCAGGCCACTTCAAACTCGTGTACCCACGAGATGACAGTACCACAGATCTAGgagatgcacacatgtgcctacaGTCAAATTGTTCCCCCACTCAGTGTTTCTGTGATTCACAGAACATCCACGAATATGTGTTCCCACTGGGACTTTCAAAGGCACTCAGAAAATTCTGTTTCCCATGGCCCACAGAGTACAACAGAAGACGCAAGATGATCCCGGTGCCTCATAAACAGAACACGTTCTGCATTTCCATCCTTTCTGAAGACACCCCCTCCTACCCTATACATACATACCAAACCTCAGGTTACAAAATCAAGTCCCTCAGCCCTGCCAGGCACTGGGCCAATGTCTTCAGGGTCAGTGTATGTCTCCTGCCACTCTCCTGCCAGCTGACCCCAAAGTGACACTGGCTATCTATGTAGCCAATGATGTTTTCTGCTCTCTGGAAAGAGCCTGTGACTTAGAACAGGTCAGACAGGTTTTACAGAGGGTCTCGAACTTCAGTGGTCATCAAAACCACAAGTATCTCCAGTCAAATATGCAAAGGTACCAGAGTGCAGGCCGCCCCAGAAAAGTCAGTTGTGGAACATCTACCACAACATCCTACCCCTTGTCAAGAGGGACACAAGCGGCCCTGAGTGGCATAGGCTGGTGGCCCTTGTTACATACAGGGGTGGAAGGgcagcagagaaaggaagcaTAGTGTGACAAGAGCACAGAAGGCCCGGATGCTTCTGCGCCTAGGCCATTGCTcacacacccacccactccctcccaccctcttccaGGGTCTCCTCCATGCCCTCCTTCCTCCATAGAGCGTAGGTCTAATGGAGGGCAGTAATGACAAGCATATGCCAATCCTGACTCGAGCAAGCACTTCGTCAAGGGCTGGAAGCGACACCAGAATGGGCATCCGAGCAAATGCATCACCAGGAGTCCAGGCAGGAGGGACATCAGCTGTGGAACACGCAAGGGGGACAGTTGGTGCAtgcaagacacagagaaaagcccACAGGCAGAGGCATGGGCTGCCACAGGCCTGAGGTGCAGGGGAGGAGCCCGGTGGCCATAGAGAGGAGCCTCCAGACTTTGGAGAGACCATTTCCTTCCAGTCCGCACAGTGACCATCTCAAACCCTCCTACTTCCACTAATTAGAGTTGTCAGAGCAGAGATGCTGATGGTGCAGAGGAAGCTCACAAACAGAAGGGGGCGCTGGTCTAGCTAAGTGACCTGCTAAGTGGGGCAAGGGAAAGCTGGGGCCTGACTGACCCTTAGTCATGAATCCACAAAAACGAAGCAGGTTGCCGAGGCTGGGGTTAGCCAGCTGTGGGCTTTTGACGTGTGGCCAGCCATTAAAATTCAGCTATTCAGGAGGCAATGCCCGAGATAGCTGGTTAGAACAGAACACAAGGAacctaggttttgtttttattacaaaacTGCCCTTACCCCAGGGCCAAGTCCCAGCCAAGGCCCGGTTGCTTCTCCtccagcaggaaggcagaggggaCTCAGAGTCACACAGGACCCTCCTCTCTCCAAACCTGCCATGATCGATAAGAACCTGACCACAAAAAGTAAATAGGAAATGGGCATAAAGCCCCCATCCATGATGTTTGCCCAGAGGAAGGAATTGGGCCTACTCTGGGTAAGCGTCCTTCCGCGGTGGGATGCTGTTTATGCTCCACGGAAACACCTAATTCTCCAGTTAATGAGGAACACTGACAGAGGGCTCCTGCCTGGGGAGCTCCAGTCAGCCAGGGAGGCCAAGGCAAGGGACTCCCCATGACCTTTGGGGGATTTGTTTACATGGTGACAGCTGAAGAGACCTGTCTGACCCTGGTGGGTGACCCACATGCAGAGCCCATGTTGTCCCCATTCACTTCTGGCTTCTTTCCCAGTGAGACAGCCAGCAAGGCCTACTGGGGCCTAACTGTCAAGGGCCTTCCTAACTGCAGTTCACACTGCCACCTCCCTTTTTGGGGAGTCGTGGGCCTGTTCTTCCCGTGCTGTGGCGCAGTCAAAGGGTCTCTCATGCCTTGCTGCTTCTCAGAGAGATGTGTGATGATGTCACGTGGagggggcaggtggggatgggatgtGGAGCAGGAAGGCAGCCCAAGAAGCTGGGGACAGGAAAAGCAGGAACAATCAAGAGGCGGTCACCAAGGGTTCCTACCAGCCACAGTGACCATCAGCACCTTACAACTTGGGTGGGCTGCCTGTGGGAAACCACGAGGCTGTTCCACTGCCTTACGCTCCAAGGCCCAGGGTGCTGGAAGACCTGGGAAGGTCTCAGGAAATATCTCTAGGTGGCCTGAGATCAGGGCGCCTCAGAACCAAGCATGGAACTTCTGTTTCCCATGCATTTCTTAGAACGCCTATTCATTTCATACTGGCCAAGAGCCTGTCCCCCATGGACTCAGATGAACCCCAGGCAGGGAGAAGGTATCGCAGTAGAGACAGAAGTTGGAGGTGCTAGgtaaaaaatacaaagcaagaaCTCACATCAAGGCAAGGCCAGGATTTGGGACAAAAAGCTTTTGCCCTAAGTCACAGAGTCTGCTGAGGACCTAACACACACAGATACCCTCTCAAGACCCAAACAGAGGCTTCTGGATCACAGCCTGCAGCCCCTCCTCCCATTagctttctagtgctgtgataaacatcatgaacTAAAGCACCTTTGGGGGGCggggtgtggagaaagggtttatttggctcacacgtcctgatcactgaaggaagtcagagcaggaactcaagcaggagcagaggtggGAATCACGGGAAACACCGCTTATGGGCTGCATCCCACGGCTTGCTCATTCGGCTTTCTTAGACAATTCAGGATAAACTCCCCGCTCACGTCAATCACTAATCAAAAAAATATCCCCCACAGACTTGTCTGTAAGCCAATCTGAGGGAGgtaatttctcaattgaggctccctcttcctggGGAACTCTAGTTTGTGTGAAGTTGaccaaaactaaccagcacacacaGGTCCCCCAGAGGCCACAGACAGGCTCATAAAtgcaggagaagagagggagacacctTCTTTATGGGTCCTAAAGGATCCAGCAGCTACACTTCCAATACTACCCCCTTGTGAGCTGGCCCAACATGACCCACGCTTATCTGCCTCAGGAAGCTCACCCAAGGTTTGGACACCAGCTGGGCACTCACCATCACTAGCTCCTTCTGGAAGGACTTCCGGTCCTTGTTGTCAGGGTTGTTACAATCTTCCTTCAGCTTTTCCAGAACAGATGCCACCCGCTCTGCCTCGCTGTCCAGCTCTGCCCGGCAGAAGAAGGTGAGCGGCAGGTTGCTGTAGCCCAGGGCGTCCGCGAAGGCCCGCCAGCTGCTGATGTTCTCCATGAGCAGGGTGCGCACGGAAGCATAGATGTAGGTGAGGAATTTGCAGGGCCGGAGGATCTGCTCCAACAGCAGCGACGTGCTCAGCTCGGGCCCCGAGAAGAGGCTGGGCCGGACCTTGCCGACCACGAGCACGTTCTTAGTGTGCACCAAGCCCACCTTGCCCTGATAGTAGCCGATGTACCACTCCTTGGTCCACAGCTGTCCCTTGAGGCGGATGCGCTCCTCGCTGAGCAGGGCCACCGTGTCGCCCTTCTTGTACTCCAGAAGGTAGTGGCTCTTGTTCTGCCGCACCACGGTCTTCAGGAGCTTGCCAAACTTGAGACTAGACACGGGGCGGTCCTGAAACGTTGGGTACTTGGTGGTGACAACAAACGGGGACAGGATGATCTTCCCGACCTCATTCTTCTTGAGGAACCTCCTCTGCCCGGATGGCTTAACGGCACTCTTGGGGGGTGGCTGGGGAGTCTGGACACAGAACTGGGTGAGGATGGCGTCCTGATCGTCCTTCACCTGTACCCTCAGCGTGAAGTCGGACAGCTCGTTGGGGTTCTGGGAGATGACGGAGTAGATCAGACGGCTGACCTTGCCCAGTTTCATCTGGAACCCTCTCACCACTTTGGCTTGCTCGTTGGCCTTGACCTCGTAGTTGGTCATGTTGGAGAACATACACACTCTGAGATCTTGGGGCCTGGACAAGATGAACTGGTGCTTGCCCCACAGCTGTAGGGCTACGGGCGCGGGACCGGGAGCCTGCCGAGTAACCTCACTGACCAGCAGGGTCTTAGGGGCACAATCATGTCCAAAAATGGTCACCACTGTcttgaaggatggatggatgtgcTTGGGACCATAAAGACCCACAGTGACTCTCTTATTGATGAAatcccacacagtggaagggtAGAGGATGTTGGGGCCCTGGGCAACAACAGCGAGGTACATGCAGGGTTCCAGGTTGTCCAGCTGTACCTGGACCGTGTCCCCATAGCTGTAGCTGAGGGGGATGGGTACATAAGGCCCCTCCTTCGAGTCACTTCTCAGACACTGCAGGACCACTGTACTTTTGCTGAAGATGTCCCCTTTCACCTCGGCAGAGACTTTCATCTCCAAGATGATGAAGGTGCTCACCTCCAGGTTGCTCAGCTTCACCTCCACCACGGGGCTGATGGTGCTGGACCTGTCACTGTTGAGCTCCAGGGGAGGATCCAGCAGGGCTTTGATGGAGATCTGCTGAGTCTCCCCAGGGGCTACATGGCCCTCGGGCACATGGATGCTGATGTTGGTGTCGGGAAGCTGCACAGAACCCCCAGAACTATCCAGCTTGCACACGATATTTGTTTCCACAGCTTGGGTCTGGCCCCAACCTGGGCTTTGGCCAAGGAGGTCTAAGTCATGGCAGGATCGGGCCAGCTTCCGGTGATTCAGCCAGGCAGTTCGGAAATCTTCTCGGCTTTGGAACTGTTCTGGGGCCGGTGACTTCAAGCCCGTGAAGAAACCGGACGTTGTGGGAGCATCCGATTTGGCTTGCAGGACGGAGAGTTCCGAAAGGCTGTAGGAACGCTTGCTTCTGAAGAAGGGATTGTCCCGCTTGACCGGCTGCTCCACATGGAGTCCATTGGTGGCCGGGAGCTCGTCAAAGATGTTGCCGGTGCTGTTGGTGGTTGCTGAGCTGGATTCGGTGAAGGAAGATGTGCCCGTATCAAAGAGCAGCAAGTCTACAGTGCTCTTGGGGTTTAGCTCATCCATGCTGGGTTGTGCATTCCCATTCAGAAATGGGTTCGTTCGGACTCCATTCCAGAAAGGGTTGTTACTGTAGGGTCTGCCAGATTCTTTCTGGTCGTCTGTCCAGCCCCCTAGCAGATCTAGCTCCTTGGCGACTTCTTCAGGGCTATC
The genomic region above belongs to Microtus ochrogaster isolate Prairie Vole_2 linkage group LG4, MicOch1.0, whole genome shotgun sequence and contains:
- the Sh3bp4 gene encoding SH3 domain-binding protein 4, whose amino-acid sequence is MAAQRIRAANSSGLPRCKSEGTLIDLSEGFSETSFNDVKVPSPSALLVDNPTPFGNAKEVIAIKDYCPNNFTTLKFSKGDHLYVLDTSGGEWWYAHNTTEMGYIPSSYVQPLNYRNSTLSDSGMIDNLPDSPEEVAKELDLLGGWTDDQKESGRPYSNNPFWNGVRTNPFLNGNAQPSMDELNPKSTVDLLLFDTGTSSFTESSSATTNSTGNIFDELPATNGLHVEQPVKRDNPFFRSKRSYSLSELSVLQAKSDAPTTSGFFTGLKSPAPEQFQSREDFRTAWLNHRKLARSCHDLDLLGQSPGWGQTQAVETNIVCKLDSSGGSVQLPDTNISIHVPEGHVAPGETQQISIKALLDPPLELNSDRSSTISPVVEVKLSNLEVSTFIILEMKVSAEVKGDIFSKSTVVLQCLRSDSKEGPYVPIPLSYSYGDTVQVQLDNLEPCMYLAVVAQGPNILYPSTVWDFINKRVTVGLYGPKHIHPSFKTVVTIFGHDCAPKTLLVSEVTRQAPGPAPVALQLWGKHQFILSRPQDLRVCMFSNMTNYEVKANEQAKVVRGFQMKLGKVSRLIYSVISQNPNELSDFTLRVQVKDDQDAILTQFCVQTPQPPPKSAVKPSGQRRFLKKNEVGKIILSPFVVTTKYPTFQDRPVSSLKFGKLLKTVVRQNKSHYLLEYKKGDTVALLSEERIRLKGQLWTKEWYIGYYQGKVGLVHTKNVLVVGKVRPSLFSGPELSTSLLLEQILRPCKFLTYIYASVRTLLMENISSWRAFADALGYSNLPLTFFCRAELDSEAERVASVLEKLKEDCNNPDNKDRKSFQKELVMALLKMDCQGLVVRLIQDFVLLTTAVEVAQRWRELAEKLAKVSKQQMDAYESPHRDRNGVVDSEAMWKPAYDFLLTWSHQIGDSYRDVIQELHIGLDKMKNPITRRWKHLTGTLILVNTLDILRAAAFSPADHDDFVI